The genomic interval ttctcaatgctattcagcgggatctccttgtaaatctattctaggttgtgactgataagcccaagctcccgatccctcccactccctccccctcccatcaggcaaccacaagtctcttctccaagtccatgattttctcttctgaggagatgaaCATCAGTTTTATTCTCTGAAATTTATTAGATAAGTCATTTCATCAGAAATTagattgtggagttccccttgtggctcagtgataatgaacccaactaatatccatgaagataagggttcagttcttggccttgctcagtgggttaaggatctggctttgctctgaactgcagtgtaggtcacagacacagcttggatctggtgttgctgtggctgtggtgtaggctggcggctgtagctccaattagacccctagcctgggaaactatatattgcaggtatggccctaaaaagcaaaaaaaaaaaaaactaacaaagaaATTAGTTTGTGTTATGGGCTAACTTGAAATCTTAAATAGTTTTATGCAATGAAAGTAAGTAGTAGGCTAACAAAGTCTTTGTGGAacccaaatatttgttgaattaagtGTAATGTCTCAGTATGATTAAGTTGCAGTATATGTAATGATACTACTTTCTTGTTTTAAGGAACTAatgtaaatttcttaaaatgttttaataagtaATAGGttactttcattatttcttgATCAGGAATTTAACTCTGTGGACTTACAAAATATAGAACATATTCTATCAGTTTGATATTACAGATGCATTGTagattttgtgcattttttcaaCTTCACCTTTTTGAGATGGGAATGGAGTGCAGAACTCCAAATATCAAAAATACTGCTTTAATTATTAGCATGAAgttgatttaaagtatatatagGACATAAGATAAAGCAAAAACTTCATAATTGTCTGGAAACTTTTCCTATCATTGTTAGTTCTTACTATACTTCTTTTTATCCTTGAGATACAAATGAAAAGGCAGTCTGTAGAGATTAGTTTCAAATACAATCTTAATTAAAGAAgtagtaggggagttcccattgtggctcagcagtaacaaacccattgagtatccatgaggttgcaagtttgatccctggcccctgctcagtgggttaaggatcctgtgttgccatgagctgcagtgtaggttgcagacaaggctcggatctggtgttgctgtggatatggcataggccggcatctgccacttggatttgatccctagcctgggaccctccatatgcttcgggtctgtccctaaaaagaccaaaaaaggagttcccgtcgtggcgcagtggttaacgaatccgactaggaaccatgaggttgcgggttcgatccctgcccttgctcagtgggttaacgatccggcgttgccgtgagctgtggtgtaggttgcagacgcggctcggatcccgcgttgctgtggctctggcgtaggccggtggctacagctccgattcaacccctagcctgggaatctccatgtgccgagggagcggcccaagaaatagcaacaataacaacaacaacaaaaagacaaaaaaaaaaaaaaaaagaccaaaaaaaactaGTAGGAAATTAGTTAATTTTCTGGCAgttattctttattgttttttttttaatatggactAAAGTTTAGTTGACTTTTAGAGGGAAATAGGTAAATGGATTTTCTGAATTATCATGCACTCTTCTTtgcaatctctctctttttttttttttttttttttctttttagggccgcatctgcagcatacagaggttcccagactaggggtcaaattggagctgtagctgctgtcctgtaccacagccacagcaatgtgggatctgagcggcgtctgcaacctacaccacagctaatagcaacaccggatcctcaacccattgcgTGAAGCcaagggtcgaacctgtgtcctcatggatgctagttacattcgtttctgctgagccatgatgggaactcctgcagtctcATTCTAGAAATACTTCTGTGCAAGTATTATTGTTCTTACAAGGCtactttatccattttaaaaaggaaaactagtaGACTAGAAGAGCTATAATGAgtcatttcttgatttttaagtaGATATCAGATTTGATGCTGTATTCATAGTTAGATTTTAGGGTTGTATGTAGAAACATAACCACTGTTAGACAACTCTTTTACGGTAGGAATATTAGGTTGCTTACAGAGGATATAATTCTTGCACAAGTAAgctctgtattttattattattattattattattattattattattttgtctttctgcctttctagggctgcacccgcggcatatggagattcccaggctaggggtcaaattgggatccgagctgtgtctacaacctacatacaccacagttcatggcaatgctggattcttaacagactgagcaaggccagggatcgaacctgaaacctcgtggttcctagtcagattcgttaactactgagccacaaaggaaactccagagCTCTGtagtttttaataatttgttttaatagaAGTATGTCATGTTAAGAAAACGTATAATAGGGCTGAGTTTAGTCTATACATCATGTCAttcacttttatatattttcttataaatctttttttttttccactttttataaGATCTTCGGATGTCCCCATACAGTTTAGAGTAGATTACTTGTTATGGATTAGGTTAATAGGAATGCTGTTGTGTTTtctaaaaaagttatttttatgtatgttaactttttccaTGATTTTGTTTCATCCATCTTGGGTTATAAGAACTTTGACTTGCCTTTGCTAGCCTAAAAATTTTaggctaaaaatataaatattatttttattgtttaggatattcatgtgcttattttataTTAAGGGTCCTTAGATGAGAAGTAGCTCTTCAGGTTGCATCTACTCCCTAACATTTGTGTACCATGTTGAGATTTTAAGTTAAAGCAAATTCTAGTTTGACTAATACTAgtttttaatcctcataaaacACTGAAAAGTAGATAACGCTCTTATAAAAGTAAATACGAActagtaaataataaattttaagacAGAGGttcataatacatttaaaaattttagagggTTAGAACATGTTAATTATTTCGgattaaaatgttgttttttcCTTAACAGACCTTCCTGATGTAAATGATAAACAAAGCCAAGCCATAAATGATCTCCTAGAAGCCATATATCCAAGTGTGGACAAGCAAGAATATATTATTAAACTAGAACCCATAGAAACTAACCAAAATGCAGTGTTTCAGTATATCTCAAGGACTGATAATCCTACCGAAGTTGCAGAGTCAAGCAGTACTCCTGAACAAACCGAAGTTCAAATACAGGACACTAGCACTGAACAGTCTAAAACAGCTCCAGTTACAGACACAGAGGTGGAAACTGTAGAGCCCCCTCCTGTTGAGATTGTTGCAGATGAAGTTGTACCTACATCTGATGAACAACCTCAGGAATCACAGGCTGACTTGGAAACTTCTGACAATTCTGATTTTGGTCACCAGTTGATATGTTGTCTTTGTAGAAAAGAATTTAATTCCAGACGAGGTGTTCGTCGTCACATTCGAAAAGTACAcaagaaaaagatggaagaacTAAAAAAGTACATTGAAACACGAAAGAATCCAAACCAATCTTCTAAAGGACGCAGTAAGAATGTTCTAGTTCCATTAAGTAGGAGTTGTCCAGTATGTTGTAAATCATTTGCTACAAAAGCGAATGTAAGGAGGCATTTTGATGAAGTTCATAGAGGACTGAGGAGGGATTCAATTACTCCTGATATAGCAACAAAGCCTGGGCAACCTTTGTTCCTGGATTCTGTTTCTcctaaaaaatcttttaagactCGAAAACAAAAGTCGTCTTCAAAGGCTGAATACAATTTAACTGCATGCAAATGCCTCCTTTGCAAGAGGAAATATAGTTCACAAATAATGCTTAAAAGACATATGCAAATTGTCCACAAGATAACTCTTTCTGGAACAAACTCTAAAAGAGAGAAAGGCCCCAATAATACTGCCAACAGttcagaaataaaagttaaagttGAACCAGCAGATTCTGTAGAATCTTCACCCCCTTCCATTACCCATTCTCCACAGAATGAATTAAAGGGAACAAAtcattcaaatgaaaaaaagaacacaccgGCAGCgcagaaaaataaagttaaacaaGACTCTGAAAGCCCTAAATCAACTAGTCCGTCTGCTGCAGGTGGCCAGCAAAAAACCAGGAAACCAAAACTTTCAGCTGGCTTTGACTTTAAGCAACTTTACTGTAAACTTTGTAAACGTCAGTTTACTTCGAAACAGAACTTGACTAAACACATTGAATTGCACACAGATGGGAATAACATTTATGTTAAATTCTACAAGTGTCCTCTTTGCACTTATGAAACTCGTCGGAAGCGTGATGTGATACGACATATAACTGTGGTTCATAAAAAGTCATCCCGTTATCTTGGGAAAATAACAGCCAGTTTAGAGATCAGAGCTATAAAAAAGCCCATTGATTTTGTTCTAAATAAAGTGGCAAAAAGAGGCCCTTCGAGGGACGAAGCAAAACATAGTGACGCAAAACATGATGGCACTTCTAACTCTCCTAGTAAAAAGTATGAAGTAGCTGACGTTGGTATTGAAGTTAAAGTCACAAAAAACTTTTCTCTTCACAGATGCAATAAATGTGGAAAGGCATTTGCCAAAAAGACTTATCTCGAACATCATAAGAAAACTCATAAGGCAAATGCTTCCAATTCAcctgaaggaaacaaaaccaaaggcCGAAGTACAAGATCTAAGGCTCTTGTCTGGTGAGGAACAGTTACagagttttgcttttttccccccatcgaactaaaaaaaatcatttgaccataatTTGTAGCTGGTTCCATTTTAACACATGTTTGCTTCCATATATCTTATGGCAGTGGGAACTGCAAGAGTAATGTGCATATTGCATTTACCTCTTCAGTGACCTTTATTCCAGTGGCTTGGGAACAAAAGTTAACTTCAGAACTTATCTTCCACAGGACAATGCAATATAGTTATAGGTAGATGGCACAGGGTCAGTGCTTTCCTCTCAAtgttgtaaaatatatacatttatattggCTTATGTTTACAATAGAAGTCTTCTGTTTAACTAACTTTGCACAGGTTTAATTTGATTCAGTGACTTAGTCTACTAATTAATACATTGTAGGAAAGTTAAATATAATAGAATGAATTTGTGAAGGCGATAATTATAGGAAAAAATCTTTTGAGGCACTGTAATTATTGTAAAAATTAATCTGTGATGGCTAAATAAAGTGCtgcactcagaaaaaaaaaatccccaaattgaATTTAGAATgattagcatttattatttacatttaacataGTGCTTCCAGGCAAAGGGGGAAACTTGATAAACGaaagtgtggatttttttttttttccttctccttgggAGTATGTGTTAGTTACTGTTTTTTAGTTTTGATCTATAGAAACAGTGATTGTTTAGGTCCAAGATCCTcctatttttacctttttgtttaaataaacttTTGGTGATCATCATTTCAACATAGTTAATATTAttaagtagggttttttttttttttttttgtggttgtgttgcaaaaaaaaagtaaaatccctattgagaagaaagaaaaaatactactttttaaGAGGGTTTTGAGagaaatgtagattttttaaaatgcataataaaataaGGAGTAGACTCCCTGTACTTGTTTTTGCAAGTCTCTCTATATTTAAAAAGTTTGCCTTCAGTACCTGTGTCCCTtgtattaaaacatttaatatatttaattagtACTAAATTAGTTTTGGATTCCAGTTCTAAAGCAGTATACCTAGTTTGAGTGCTGAGTAGGTTAAATGTTGCGGTTTGattatcacatttttttatttgtatagaaAACTTGAGATGAAACCATCCTTTAGTAGTCATTTACTGTTGTATAATTTTAAAGACAAGATTTTATTGGTAAACTCAAAGTGTTCATTTATTCCCATTTCTCCTCAGATAACTTCAAGTGATGTACGAAAAggtttggagttcatttttgtggaAAGACTTTAAATTGGTGTTAGAACCACTAAACGTCTTCAAATGGtaccatgatgaaaaaaaaagaaaaaaaattgataaattttgacTGTAACTGCTGTTTTCTGACTAAAATAATAACCATCTAACCACTTGTTTATAAGGCACTGCCTCTTCCAGCACTTTTAAGTAGCTGTGACATTACATGTTGTCATCACAGTCTATCAGCTCACCACCCCTTGTGTATTTAGTCTACCGTTTCTGCAAAAATGTTgcaaattttgttttccaaacaaTTTGTTGATCATCAACCTGATCAACAACCTGAAGAAATATCACCACTGGTGATTTTTAATTAACTAAGACTTTATATCTTAGGGTATTAGTTTCGTTCCACTTTATTTGACACAATTTTTATCTGGATCATACAGATATATAATTTTCTAGTGATTGTATGTTAGGAccaaaagataaattaatatcaacacattataaatatttagcttactaaatatttgtaattatttttgcatCCATTATTTCTAACTTGTTTTCTAGCACTTAAATGTTTGAAAGtttcattctaaaatatatagcacaggaaagttCCAGTTCATTTTCATCCATGGATCATCACGTTTTTCGCTCGTAAACATCCAaggtttttatgaaaattaaacattcccccttttttctttaaattttatacaaaGCACTTTAATGATAGATGCAacttaatttttcagatttttctttctttgtttaaagACCACACATTTACTAATGTTAATATGAAGGTAGTAAATAGCTTACTGATATTTTATGGATGCAGACAATCCCTGCACAACCACTTCTTATaatactcatttatttctttaaatattgctTCAAAAGGAAGATGGGGATAtaaaccctgattttttttttcctcccaagtaAAATCTTAAATGACCACTTTAGACAATATTTGATTCCTActgtaaaatttagaaaataatgaatttttgtccatttttgtaATCAAGATTTTAGGGAAAACAGAAGTACATCTATCTTTAATGAAATATTGGGCAGGTTTTTATGTATcaatattttgtactttttagggaatattttattttttagtgatttttgtcaaattataattttaaaaggtacagcAGAGAATATACCATGTTTTTATATAGGTTCACACCTGTACTTAGGAGGGACCCTGTCCATCTATATACTTTttgtatgaaattttaaaatgctgaagaTCCACAAAGTcataataaaatgcttttatagCTAGAAAAACATTTACCCTTCCCAGTGCTTTGCACTAAAATATACTGTGAAAGGAAACTAGAAAGACTGTACTGTtgctggaaatgttctatattgaATGTACATGCTCTTGTTGGAAATGTACTATATGTGATGGAAATAAACCAGACTCAAAGTTATTTCAGCTAAATGTGCTTCAACAAAGGTGCATTGGTTGaaacttaaatgttttattatcaaATTTATTTAGTGACTATGAGCAGCTACACTTGAATTTTACcctgatagttttatttttaagaactagAGTGataatttctctttaatttaaaaaaggatttacTTTTCCACGTATGGAAAACTTGTACTTATAGGTCTAATTTTAATGTTTGATAGCGTAATATATTTAGGGAACTAAATGTGTAGGTGTTATTTATAAACCATCTTCATTAGTTGCACATTATTAAACCTGTATGTTGGACTTTTGCAAGGTGTTATCTTTTATGCATTCCTACACACAAGACATACTCCAAAGATATTTTCCAGACTTAAGTACCTATAACAAGTGGAAAGATATGAGGATTTCCTGCTGCAGCTTCTCATCTGTATGCAAgccttttcctttcttacttGTTAAAGACTGTAGAGAAGAAAGCGAAGTGGTCTAAAGTTGGTGGAGGAGAGTTGGGAATTGGGAATTGCTGGAATTCCTTTACTCTTCTCACCTCTTTCCACAGGGTCATTCACAGTTTGTCTCCTCTGTCACAACTTTAGGACCACAGAGCAGAAATTTAGGAGAAGGAATTGAGGGTTCTGAGGTCTGTAGAAAGAGTTCATCTGGGTCATAGAGAAAAAAGTAGCACCATGTCAGGACTTGTCAAAGTTAGAAGGGCCTGGAGCGATTAAGGCTATTTTATCATGATAGCCAAATTAATGGGATCATGGCAGACAAAGCAGTTAGAGGCTAAAGTAGGACTGGTTAAGAAAGGTAGAATGACCAAGTAGGAAGTGGTtagaaattctttgtttttcctatCCCTTTCTGGTCTTCATCCTTATTTTTCGATTTTATTTTGACTCGAGCTTTTTCGTTTCAGAGGCTTGGCCTTGAGGCCCTTGAAGACAAGAGGCCTAAGAAACTTGTGCCAGAAGCTTTTCTATACATAGgctatataaacaaatatttatagcactTTTTTTGAAGGAAGAAGTAGTTAAGCAGATAAAGAACCATTTTACATTAAGACCTATATCTCTGGCTATAAATTATATCTACCTTTGCTGCTGTTTAATCAATTAAGAATTTTTCTATAGAATTTAACTCATCTTCCTTCCTGAA from Sus scrofa isolate TJ Tabasco breed Duroc chromosome 18, Sscrofa11.1, whole genome shotgun sequence carries:
- the ZNF800 gene encoding zinc finger protein 800 isoform X2; translated protein: MPLRDKYCQTDHHHHGCCEPVYILEPGDAPLLQQPLQTSKSGIQQIIECFRSGTKQLKHILLKDVDTIFECKLCRSLFRGLPNLITHKKFYCPPSLQMDDNLPDVNDKQSQAINDLLEAIYPSVDKQEYIIKLEPIETNQNAVFQYISRTDNPTEVAESSSTPEQTEVQIQDTSTEQSKTAPVTDTEVETVEPPPVEIVADEVVPTSDEQPQESQADLETSDNSDFGHQLICCLCRKEFNSRRGVRRHIRKVHKKKMEELKKYIETRKNPNQSSKGRSKNVLVPLSRSCPVCCKSFATKANVRRHFDEVHRGLRRDSITPDIATKPGQPLFLDSVSPKKSFKTRKQKSSSKAEYNLTACKCLLCKRKYSSQIMLKRHMQIVHKITLSGTNSKREKGPNNTANSSEIKVKVEPADSVESSPPSITHSPQNELKGTNHSNEKKNTPAAQKNKVKQDSESPKSTSPSAAGGQQKTRKPKLSAGFDFKQLYCKLCKRQFTSKQNLTKHIELHTDGNNIYVKFYKCPLCTYETRRKRDVIRHITVVHKKSSRYLGKITASLEIRAIKKPIDFVLNKVAKRGPSRDEAKHSDAKHDGTSNSPSKKYEVADVGIEVKVTKNFSLHRCNKCGKAFAKKTYLEHHKKTHKANASNSPEGNKTKGRSTRSKALV
- the ZNF800 gene encoding zinc finger protein 800 isoform X1 encodes the protein MPLRDKYCQTDHHHHGCCEPVYILEPGDAPLLQQPLQTSKSGIQQIIECFRSGTKQLKHILLKDVDTIFECKLCRSLFRGLPNLITHKKFYCPPSLQMDDNLPDVNDKQSQAINDLLEAIYPSVDKQEYIIKLEPIETNQNAVFQYISRTDNPTEVAESSSTPEQTEVQIQDTSTEQSKTAPVTDTEVETVEPPPVEIVADEVVPTSDEQPQESQADLETSDNSDFGHQLICCLCRKEFNSRRGVRRHIRKVHKKKMEELKKYIETRKNPNQSSKGRSKNVLVPLSRSCPVCCKSFATKANVRRHFDEVHRGLRRDSITPDIATKPGQPLFLDSVSPKKSFKTRKQKSSSKAEYNLTACKCLLCKRKYSSQIMLKRHMQIVHKITLSGTNSKREKGPNNTANSSEIKVKVEPADSVESSPPSITHSPQNELKGTNHSNEKKNTPAAQKNKVKQDSESPKSTSPSAAGGQQKTRKPKLSAGFDFKQLYCKLCKRQFTSKQNLTKHIELHTDGNNIYVKFYKCPLCTYETRRKRDVIRHITVVHKKSSRYLGKITASLEIRAIKKPIDFVLNKVAKRGPSRDEAKHSDAKHDGTSNSPSKKYEVADVGIEVKVTKNFSLHRCNKCGKAFAKKTYLEHHKKTHKANASNSPEGNKTKGRSTRSKALVW